ACAGGTGAAGATCGGTCAATCGTTACCCTATCGTTTTATGGCACGATCCAAAGGAAGAAGGGAGAAGCAAATGAAGACACAACTGTCGAAAGAGGATCTTCTCAAAGCTTATCGCAAGATGCGGGAGATTCGGGAGTTTGAAGACCGTGTGCATGTTGAGTTCGCGAAAGGGACTCTCCCCGGCTTCGTTCATCTGTATTCAGGTGAGGAAGCTGTGGCTGTTGGTGTTTGTTCACACCTCAACGATCTGGACCGTATCGCCAGTACCCACCGCGGCCATGGACACTGCATCGCCAAGGGTGTTGAGCTCGAAGGCATGATGGCCGAGATCTACGGCAAGAAAACCGGTACCTGCGGCGGTAAGGGCGGTTCCATGCATATTGCCGACCTCGACAAAGGTATGATGGGTGCAAACGGTATCGTCGGTGCCGGTCCCCCGCTGATCGCTGGTGCTGCTCTGGCTTCCAAACTGCGCAAAGACGGCAGCGTCGGTGTGGTTTTCTTCGGCGACGGTGCTTCCAACCAGGGTACCAACTTCGAGTCGATGAACTTCGCCGTTACCCTGGATCTGCCGATGATCTTCGTTCTGGAGAACAACGGTTACGCCGAGTCGACTTCTCCCAAGTACTCCGCCAAAGTCGGTTCCGACAATATCGCTGACCGCGCCCGCGGTTTCGGCATGCCCGCAGTCACCGTCGACGGCAACGATTTCTTCGCCGTTTACGAAGCTGCCGGGGAAGCTATTGAGCGCGCCCGCAAAGGCGGCGGCCCTACCTTCATCGAGTGCAAGACCATGCGTTATTTCGGTCACTTCGAAGGTGATGCCCAGACTTATCGTCCCAAGAACGAAGTTAAGGACGCCCGTGCCAATGATTGCCCTCTGAAGCGCTTTGCTGACGCTGCGATCTCCGCCGGCCTGGTGGAAGCCGCTGATATCGAGGCCATCGATAAGGATGTTCTGGCCCAGGTCGAAAAGGCTGTCAAGGACGCCGAGGTCGCACCGCAGCCTGATATGGAAGCGTTGATGGCCGACGTGTATGTATCTTACTGATCCCTTTTTGACGAAAAGATATAGAAAGGAATAAGACGATGGCTAGAAAGATTATGTTCAAGGACGCACTGAACGAAGCGATGCGTTTGGAGATGGAACGTGACGAGTCCGTTGTCCTCATCGGGCTCGACGTTGCCGGCGGCGCCGGTACCGTTACTCTGGACAAGGAGCGCGATTCCTGGGGCGGCGTTCTCGGCGTCAGCAAGGGTCTGTATCCGCTGTTCCCCGACCGTATCATCGATACTCCGATCTCCGAGTCCGCTTATATCGGTGCTGCCGTCGGCGCTTCGGCTTGTGGATTGCGCGCCATCGGCGAGCTGATGTTCTCCGACTTCATGGGCGTCTGCTTTGACCAGCTGTACAACCAGGCTGCCAAGTTCCGTTACATGTTCGGTGGCAAGGCTGTTACCCCGGTAACCATCCGCACCATGATCGGCGCCGGTTTCAGCGCCGCCGCTCAGCATTCCCAGAGTCCTTACTCGATGTTCGCTCATGTGCCGGGTCTGAAGTGCATCATCCCCTCCAACCCCTACGATGCCAAAGGTCTGCTGGCCGCTTCCATTGCGGATGACGATCCCTGCGTGTTCTTCGAGCACAAAGCTCTTTACACCATGAAGGGCGAGGTTCCTGAAGAGCACTACACCATTCCTCTGGGCAAAGCCAATGTTGTTCAGGAAGGTAAGGACGTTACCATCGTTGCTCTGGCCCGCATGGTTCAGTTCGCCGAAAAGGCTGCCAAGAAGCTGGCCAAAGACGGTATCGAGTGCACCATTATCGATCCCCGTACCATCTCGCCGATGGACTGGGACGCCATCTACTCCAGCGTCGAGAAGACCGGTCGCCTGGTGGTTGTTGACGAAAGCTATGACCTCTGCGGCGTTGCTTCCGATATCTGCGGGCACGTGTCCCAGAATGTGTTCGGCGCTTTGAAGGCAGCTCCCCAGATGGTAACGGCTCCGTTCGTTCCTACGCCTTTTGCAGCCAATCTTGAGGCCGCTTACCTGCCTGACGCTAAGAAAATCGAAGCGGCTGTACGTAAAACCATGGAGTAAGTATCATGAGTGACAATAGAATCATAGCTCTCACCATGCCCAAGTGGGGCCTGACCATGGAAGAAGGCACCATCTCTTCCTGGCTGATGGACGAGGGCGACACTATCGAAGTCGGGAGTGAAATTCTCGAAGTCGAAACCGACAAGATCGCGCAGCCCGTTGAAAGTGCTGTCGAAGGTATCCTGCGTCGCAAGATCGGTGAAGAAGACGAAGAATACCCTGTGAAGGCTCTGATCGGGATCATCGCTGCAGAGGATGTCACCGAAGAGGAAATCGACGCGTTTATCGCCAGCTACGGCGGCGAAGGTGCTGAGGGTTCCGATGAAGATGAAGCTCCTGCAGAAACCGCTGCTGCACCTGAAGGTATCTATGAGCTGACCATGCCCAAGTGGGGCCTGACCATGGAAGAAGGCACCATCTCTTCCTGGCTCATCGACGAAGGGGATGAAGTCGAAGTCGGTACCGAGATCATGGAAGTTGAGACGGATAAGATCGCTCAGCCGGTTGAAAGTACCGTGGCAGGTGTGTTGCGTCGCAAGATCGGTGAAGAGGACGAGGAATATCCGGTAAAAGCCTTGATCGGTATTATTGCCGATGCCTCGGTATCCGATGCCGATATCGATGCTTACCTTGCCAGCCGTGGTGGCGAAGCCGCCTCGGGTGACGAGGAAGAAGAAGCTGCAGCTCCGGCGCAGCCGACCAGCAAGCCGATGTCGGCCATGCGTGCCGCCATCTCCAATACGGTGACCAACTCGTGGACTATTCCCCAGTTCCCGGTCACCATGGGCATCGAGATGGGTGCGGCCAAGGAATTCCGTGCCGGTCTCAAGGCTGCAGGCAAGGCTGTTTCCATGAACGATATGGTAATCAGGGCCTGTGGCAAGGCCATCGAGCAGTACCCGATGGTTAACGCCACTCTGGGCGGCAAGGAATATGGCCTTAATGCCGATGTAAACATCGCCGTTGCCGTCGGCACCGACGATGCTCTGATGATGCCGGTTGTCAAGGGCTGTCAAGCCCTCAGCCTTGAAGAAGTTGCCAGCGCTTCCCGCGCTGTAATCGACAAGGTTAAGGCCGGTACCTGCGGCCCTGCTGAAATGGCTGGTGGTAACTTCGCCATTTCCAACCTGGGTATGCTCGGGGTCGATTCATTCGGTGCCCTGGTGCCCCCGGGAATGTCTGCGATCCTGGCAGTTGGCGGCATCAAAGACGAAGTCGTAGTGAAAGATGGCGAAATGGTTCCCGTGTCAACGATGAAGGTGACCCTGGTAGCCGACCACCGGGTGGTGGACGGGTTGTACTCCGCCCAGTTCCTGGTGGAACTGAAGCGTCTTCTGGAAAATCCCGAAGAGCTTTAATTTTAGATAGCAAAAAGCCGGCACCCCCTCAAAGGGGTGCCGGTCGATAAAAGATTTCGCGGAATAGCGTTTGTGTATATTTGGTATAGTCGGATCATGAAAAAAGAGTCAGGGGTTGTTGGTCTTGCTCAGGATTTCATGTGCCGGGGATGACAGCCCATGTTGAGCTGCTGATCGAAGGCGATTGGGTCGGTCAGGTTCGAAGAGTTGTGATGATTCTGCACGAGACGGTATTACGGGTTTGATGCCGCACAAAGGGCATCGGGAAGATAAGGGTCACGATCATGGATGTTGGACAAAAAAAACGTGGTGCCGATAAAACGGCCCTAGCGACGACTGATGAGCAAGGCGCTTTGTCCAAGCCGACCTGGATCCGCGCCAAGGCGCCGATCTCGCCGGAGGTTGGCAGGTTGACGGGAATCCTGCGTGATTTGCATCTGCATACGGTGTGCGAAGAGGCCAGCTGTCCCAACCTCGGCGAATGTTTCAAGCGTGGGACGGCAACCTTCATGATCATGGGCGATGTCTGTACGCGTCGTTGTCCCTTTTGCGACGTGGCACATGGCCGGCCTGCTGCCTTGGATACCGAAGAGCCGGGACATCTGGCGGACGCCATCGGCGCCATGAAGCTCAAATACGTGGTGATCACCTCGGTGACCAGGGACGATCTGGAAGATGGCGGCGCCGCACATTTCGCACAGTGTATCGAATCCATCCGCAAGAAAACCGAGGGTGTCAAGGTGGAGATCCTGGTGCCTGATTTCCGGGGGCATGTCGATGCCGCCCTCAAGAACCTCGGCAACTGTCTGCCCGACGTGTTTAACCATAATCTTGAAACGGTACCGCGTCTTTATGCGGAGTCACGACCTGGTGCCCGTTATCACGAATCTTTGCGGTTGTTGCAGCGGTTTAAGGAAACCTATCCCGGTATACCGACCAAATCCGGCCTGATGCTGGGATTGGGCGAAACAGACGAAGAGATCCTTGAAGTTATGCGGGATTTGCGGGTGCACGGTTGCGATATGCTGACCATCGGACAGTATCTGCGACCCAGTCGCCATCATCTGCCGGTTCAGCGCTATGTAACCCCGGAGCAGTTCGAGGCGTTTCGGGTTGCCGGTTTAAAGATGGGCTTTTCCCAGGTCGCTTCAGGGCCGCTGGTGCGTTCTTCCTATCACGCCGATCTACAGGCAAAAGAAGTTTTGCATACATGACAAGCCGCGGTTAAAACCCAGGAGTTTTGCCGCATAAGGAGAATATAAAATGGCTGACGAAATTTTCGATCTTATCGTATTGGGTGCCGGTCCCGGAGGTTATGTCGGGGCGATCCGCGCAGCTCAGCTCGGCATGAAGGTCGCCGTGGTGGAAAGTCGTCCGACCCTCGGCGGTGTGTGCCTTAACGAAGGCTGCATTCCGAGTAAAGCGCTGCTCGACTCCAGCGAACATTTCGCTCTGGCGCGGGACAAGTTCGATATGCACGGCATCGAGATCCCTGCACCGAAGCTTAACCTGGCCAAGATGATGGAGCGCAAGGAAGGCGTTGTCAGCGATCTTACCGGCGGCATCGCGTTCCTTTTCAAAAAGAATAAAGTTACCTGGATCAAGGGCCGCGGCAAGCTGCTCGGAGCCGGTGGCGACGGTCTGCAGCAGGTTGAAGTGACCGGTAAGAACGCCGGCGTGGTCAAGGGCAAGAATGTTCTGCTGGCTACCGGCGGCAAGGTTGCGCAGGTTCCCGGCATTACCGTAGACAACGATGTGATCATCGACAACGTCGGCGCCCTGAGCATTGATAAAGTCCCCGAACATCTGATGATCATCGGCGCCGGCTATATCGGTCTGGAGCTCGGATCCGTGTGGTTGCGCCTCGGCTCCAAGGTTACCGTGGTCGAAATGTTGCCCAAAATGCTGCCTAAGACCGACGCCGATACCACTCAGGCGCTGCAGCGCTCCCTGAAAAAACAGGGCATGACCTTCAACATGGGCACCACCGTCGGCGGTATCGAAGTGTCCGGCGGTAAGGCGACCGTGAAATTGGTCAAAAACGATAAAGAAAAAGAAGTTGTGTGCGACAAGGTGCTCATGTCCATCGGTCGCAAGCCCAATACCGACGGCCTCGGTCTGGAAGAACTCGGTGTGGAAATGGGCGAGCGCGGAACCATCAAGGTCGATGACAATTACGCCACCAATGTCCCGGGTATCTACGCTATCGGCGACCTGATCCCCGGCCCCATGCTGGCGCACAAAGCCTCCGAAGAAGCCGTGGTTTTCGTGGAGCGCCTGGTCGGGAAAAATTCCGAAGTTCACTACGGTACCATCCCCGGTGTCTGCTATACCTGGCCGGAAGTGGCTTCCGTCGGCAAAACCGAGCAGCAGCTGCAGGAAGAGGGTACCCCCGTCAAAGTCGGTAAATTCAATTTCGTCGGCAACGGTCGTGCCCGCGCCATGGCGGAAACCGAAGGTTTCGTCAAGATCATCGCCCATGCCGAGAACGGGCAGGTGCTGGGTGTGCACATCTTCGGGCCTCGCGCTTCCGATATGATTGCTGAAGCCGTGGCGGTTATGAGCTACGGCGGTACGGCCCACGACATCGGTGCCATGTTCCACGGTCATCCGACCCTGTCCGAAGCGGTCAAGGAAGCCGCTCTGGATGTGGACGGCGCCGCCGTACACTGCTGATAAATCTAAACGTGAAAATAACTGTTTTAGGCTAGTCCTGCGAGGGCTGACCTGCTTGCCGGGAGGTGGACCTCCTAGCCGCCTCCCGGTCTTTTTACCGTTTTATTCTTCCTCTCCAAGTTCCTCCTGTACCAAGTGGAAACGATTCGGGTCCGTTTCCACTTGGATTTTTTCCATGGGGAGATGGGTAGAGGACAGGTTGTTTGTGGAAATCCGGCAAGCGTATCGTGGCGCTTGCCTTCATGGCCGGGGTGATTGTCATGCCGCCGATGCCATGACCATAATTCAAACGGGAAACAGGGGAGACCATGAAACAGTTCAAGGTGGATAAATCACGTTGTACCCAATGTGGCGAATGTATTCAGGATTGTGTGTTCGGGTTGCTCAGCATGGAGCAAGGTTATCCGGCATTGCCCGCCGATAAAGAGTCTGTCTGCATCGAATGCCAGCACTGTATGGCGGTTTGCAAACCCGGTGCGATAAGTATTTTAGGATTGGATCCGGCCGATAGTATGCCGTTGGAAGGCCGGTTTCCGAATCAACATCAGATGGAGACCTTGATCAAGGGGCGCCGATCCATCCGGCGGTATGCGCCCGAACCCCTTGCCAGTGAAACCATCGACGAGTTGTTGAAAATAACCGCGCACGCGCCTACGGGGGTTAACGCCCGCGGGGTGGAGTTCCTGGTTGTCGAGGATCCGGCGACCATGGCGGCTATTAGGCAGGAAACCCTGGAAGCGTTACAGGATCTGGCTCGCAGGGATGCGATCCCGGATAACTTGTGCATCATGAAAGACATCGTTCCGCTGATGGAACA
This DNA window, taken from Syntrophotalea carbinolica DSM 2380, encodes the following:
- a CDS encoding thiamine pyrophosphate-dependent dehydrogenase E1 component subunit alpha, with the translated sequence MKTQLSKEDLLKAYRKMREIREFEDRVHVEFAKGTLPGFVHLYSGEEAVAVGVCSHLNDLDRIASTHRGHGHCIAKGVELEGMMAEIYGKKTGTCGGKGGSMHIADLDKGMMGANGIVGAGPPLIAGAALASKLRKDGSVGVVFFGDGASNQGTNFESMNFAVTLDLPMIFVLENNGYAESTSPKYSAKVGSDNIADRARGFGMPAVTVDGNDFFAVYEAAGEAIERARKGGGPTFIECKTMRYFGHFEGDAQTYRPKNEVKDARANDCPLKRFADAAISAGLVEAADIEAIDKDVLAQVEKAVKDAEVAPQPDMEALMADVYVSY
- a CDS encoding alpha-ketoacid dehydrogenase subunit beta — translated: MARKIMFKDALNEAMRLEMERDESVVLIGLDVAGGAGTVTLDKERDSWGGVLGVSKGLYPLFPDRIIDTPISESAYIGAAVGASACGLRAIGELMFSDFMGVCFDQLYNQAAKFRYMFGGKAVTPVTIRTMIGAGFSAAAQHSQSPYSMFAHVPGLKCIIPSNPYDAKGLLAASIADDDPCVFFEHKALYTMKGEVPEEHYTIPLGKANVVQEGKDVTIVALARMVQFAEKAAKKLAKDGIECTIIDPRTISPMDWDAIYSSVEKTGRLVVVDESYDLCGVASDICGHVSQNVFGALKAAPQMVTAPFVPTPFAANLEAAYLPDAKKIEAAVRKTME
- a CDS encoding 2-oxo acid dehydrogenase subunit E2 codes for the protein MSDNRIIALTMPKWGLTMEEGTISSWLMDEGDTIEVGSEILEVETDKIAQPVESAVEGILRRKIGEEDEEYPVKALIGIIAAEDVTEEEIDAFIASYGGEGAEGSDEDEAPAETAAAPEGIYELTMPKWGLTMEEGTISSWLIDEGDEVEVGTEIMEVETDKIAQPVESTVAGVLRRKIGEEDEEYPVKALIGIIADASVSDADIDAYLASRGGEAASGDEEEEAAAPAQPTSKPMSAMRAAISNTVTNSWTIPQFPVTMGIEMGAAKEFRAGLKAAGKAVSMNDMVIRACGKAIEQYPMVNATLGGKEYGLNADVNIAVAVGTDDALMMPVVKGCQALSLEEVASASRAVIDKVKAGTCGPAEMAGGNFAISNLGMLGVDSFGALVPPGMSAILAVGGIKDEVVVKDGEMVPVSTMKVTLVADHRVVDGLYSAQFLVELKRLLENPEEL
- the lipA gene encoding lipoyl synthase, whose protein sequence is MDVGQKKRGADKTALATTDEQGALSKPTWIRAKAPISPEVGRLTGILRDLHLHTVCEEASCPNLGECFKRGTATFMIMGDVCTRRCPFCDVAHGRPAALDTEEPGHLADAIGAMKLKYVVITSVTRDDLEDGGAAHFAQCIESIRKKTEGVKVEILVPDFRGHVDAALKNLGNCLPDVFNHNLETVPRLYAESRPGARYHESLRLLQRFKETYPGIPTKSGLMLGLGETDEEILEVMRDLRVHGCDMLTIGQYLRPSRHHLPVQRYVTPEQFEAFRVAGLKMGFSQVASGPLVRSSYHADLQAKEVLHT
- the lpdA gene encoding dihydrolipoyl dehydrogenase: MADEIFDLIVLGAGPGGYVGAIRAAQLGMKVAVVESRPTLGGVCLNEGCIPSKALLDSSEHFALARDKFDMHGIEIPAPKLNLAKMMERKEGVVSDLTGGIAFLFKKNKVTWIKGRGKLLGAGGDGLQQVEVTGKNAGVVKGKNVLLATGGKVAQVPGITVDNDVIIDNVGALSIDKVPEHLMIIGAGYIGLELGSVWLRLGSKVTVVEMLPKMLPKTDADTTQALQRSLKKQGMTFNMGTTVGGIEVSGGKATVKLVKNDKEKEVVCDKVLMSIGRKPNTDGLGLEELGVEMGERGTIKVDDNYATNVPGIYAIGDLIPGPMLAHKASEEAVVFVERLVGKNSEVHYGTIPGVCYTWPEVASVGKTEQQLQEEGTPVKVGKFNFVGNGRARAMAETEGFVKIIAHAENGQVLGVHIFGPRASDMIAEAVAVMSYGGTAHDIGAMFHGHPTLSEAVKEAALDVDGAAVHC
- a CDS encoding nitroreductase family protein, coding for MKQFKVDKSRCTQCGECIQDCVFGLLSMEQGYPALPADKESVCIECQHCMAVCKPGAISILGLDPADSMPLEGRFPNQHQMETLIKGRRSIRRYAPEPLASETIDELLKITAHAPTGVNARGVEFLVVEDPATMAAIRQETLEALQDLARRDAIPDNLCIMKDIVPLMEQGLDPIFRNAPHLLIASAAQGVPCREADVFIALSYFELLAASAGIGTTWCGLGKWAMVDLAPQLLKSVGVPEDHDVVYLMLFGTPDVKYYRTVQRDQDAKIRRLVK